A section of the Pochonia chlamydosporia 170 chromosome 2, whole genome shotgun sequence genome encodes:
- a CDS encoding curved DNA-binding protein (similar to Neosartorya fischeri NRRL 181 XP_001261149.1), whose translation MSDEKDAVDYSLNNPDTLTKYKTAGQISEKVLAEVSKLCVPGAKIVEICQKGDKLLEDEVSKVYRGKKVTKGFSHPTTVSPASYVTPYTPLTSDESEAAVEIQPNEPIKIQLGAQIDGFGAIVCDTILAGHSKDDAITGRPADLILATHYANELLLRLMVPPGLLAQGTDEEKAKAASQKAPTQAKMTSLLEKVCETYECNLVESTTSWLFDRNEIESTKKIVLAPQDGGKGEGVPATSEVWGVEMGVSLGSGKCKNLDQRATLHRRTTQTYGLKRPTSRKILSEVQKKFGTFPFSLRQLEDERDAKSGVVECVRGNVFRQYELVGDKDNAPVARLLTTIAITKNGITKLGGPPALDLSKVKSDKKITDEEILKILEQPLARNTGKKSKSKKKKKPAKKAAAAEDSDDDSDDSDE comes from the exons ATGTCGGACGAGAAGGACGCCGTCG ATTACTCCCTCAACAACCCCGATACTCTGACCAAGTACAAGACCGCTGGTCAGATTTCCGAAAAGGTCCTCGCCGAGGTCTCCAAGCTCTGCGTTCCGGGCGCCAAGATTGTCGAGATCTGCCAGAAGGGTGACAAGCTGCTCGAAGACGAGGTTTCCAAGGTCTACCGTGGAAAGAAGGTCACCAAGG GTTTCTCCCATCCCACCACGGTTTCGCCTGCCTCATATGTCACCCCCTACACCCCTCTTACCTCCGATGAGAGCGAAGCTGCTGTTGAGATTCAGCCCAACGAGCCTATCAAGATCCAGCTTGGTGCCCAGATCGATGGCTTCGGCGCCATTGTTTGTGACACTATCCTTGCCGGTCACAGCAAGGACGATGCCATCACTGGCCGTCCCGCTGATCTGATTTTGGCCACCCACTATGCCAATGAGCTGCTCCTTCGTTTGATGGTCCCGCCCGGCCTGCTCGCTCAGGGTACCGACGAGGAGAAGGCCAAAGCTGCTTCACAGAAGGCTCCCACCCAAGCCAAGATGACCAGCCTCCTGGAGAAGGTTTGCGAGACATACGAGTGCAATCTCGTCGAAAGCACCACCTCATGGCTGTTTGATCGCAACGAGATTGAGAGCACGAAGAAGATTGTTCTCGCTCCCCAAGATGGTGGCAAGGGCGAAGGTGTTCCTGCGACCTCTGAGGTCTGGGGCGTTGAGATGGGAGTCTCACTGGGCTCTGGCAAGTGCAAGAACCTTGACCAACGTGCAACTCTGCACCGCCGTACCACCCAGACTTACGGTCTGAAGCGTCCTACTTCTCGCAAGATCCTCTCCGAGGTCCAGAAGAAGTTCGGCACCTTCCCGTTCAGCTTGAGACAGCTTGAAGACGAGCGCGATGCCAAATCAGGTGTTGTTGAGTGCGTTCGCGGTAATGTTTTCCGCCAGTATGAGCTTGTCGGTGATAAGGACAACGCCCCTGTTGCCCGCCTGCTCACCACCATTG ccatcaccaagaaTGGTATCACCAAACTGGGCGGTCCCCCTGCTCTTGACTTGAGCAAGGTCAAGTCCGATAAGAAGATCACCGATGAGGAGATTCTTAAGATCCTGGAGCAGCCCCTGGCCAGAAACActggaaagaagagcaagagcaagaagaagaagaagcccgcTAAGaaggccgccgccgccgaggaCTCTGATGACGATTCCGACGACAGCGATGAGTAA